In one window of Henckelia pumila isolate YLH828 chromosome 1, ASM3356847v2, whole genome shotgun sequence DNA:
- the LOC140875690 gene encoding acyl carrier protein 1, chloroplastic-like — protein MASVSAACSRFGAPMQLSLKTSSRQISIQNPRMVSMVWATSGAKFARNSRASRFQMCAAKPETVDRVCSIVKEQLALTPDAAITPDSKFSDLGADSLDTVEIVMKLEEEFDIIVPEDNSGNIATIQEAADLIHKLVEQKVAT, from the exons ATGGCCTCTGTTTCAGCTGCTTGTAGTAGATTTGGGGCACCAATGCAATTGTCTCTGAAGACTAGTTCCAGACAG ATAAGTATCCAAAATCCTAGGATGGTGTCCATGGTTTGGGCAACAAGCGGTGCCAAGTTTGCTCGCAATAGCAGAGCTTCAAGATTCCAGATGTGTGCT GCAAAGCCGGAGACGGTGGATAGAGTTTGTAGCATAGTGAAAGAGCAGCTGGCTTTAACTCCGGATGCTGCAATCACCCCTGATAGCAAATTCTCCGATCTCGGCGCCGACTCTCTCGATACT GTCGAAATCGTGATGAAGTTGGAGGAGGAGTTTGACATAATCGTGCCGGAAGATAATTCAGGCAACATAGCAACCATACAAGAGGCGGCGGACTTGATCCATAAACTTGTCGAGCAGAAGGTTGCTACTTAA